In one Natator depressus isolate rNatDep1 chromosome 26, rNatDep2.hap1, whole genome shotgun sequence genomic region, the following are encoded:
- the BAG4 gene encoding BAG family molecular chaperone regulator 4 translates to MSALRRLLYGPEAERARPEPEPPPGPWGMEPRACPQHRGAGMGPAWPGGSYWDRPGRGGGPQEQPPYPGYGSNYWNSAVQPRVPYPSPYPAGPELQSQGLESPYTNGAYGAPYPSAPGAAPHYANLPQSNTYYSSGHPRATYPAESPSMYRPPSPASHWNYPPPDCPPEGPSLRRQAPGYSPPSTPGMPVPHYPYGGDTNPGIPQQGPPPPQPRPQDESWASSGIYGMQPRYAWPAASTPQGSPFVSESSPIWPGNGAPSPHPPAHDTKDTSYDKPDQGANHNNYFPEVNHQPSGTMNDHKSTQLNTKPSHFNPKVQYSAQPQMYDNVPRKPPLNQDAGFKPSDQPLSNSLGMQPGIQRVMQVMEEVEQLEQEVDEFVGKKTDKAYRLLEEMLTKELLELDSIETCGQDNVRQARKEAVHRIQAILEKLEKKGL, encoded by the exons ATGTCTGCCCTGCGGCGGCTGCTGTACGGGCCGGAGGCGGAGCGGGCTcggccggagccggagccgcccCCGGGCCCCTGGGGCATGGAGCCCCGGGCGTGCCCGCAGCACCGCGGGGCCGGGATGGGGCCGGCCTGGCCCGGGGGCAGCTACTGGGACAGGCCCGGCCGGGGCGGCGGCCCCCAG GAGCAGCCTCCTTATCCTGGCTATGGTTCCAACTACTGGAATTCTGCAGTGCAGCCTAGAGTTCCCTACCCAAGTCCGTACCCCGCTGGACCTGAGTTACAAAGCCAG GGACTGGAGTCTCCCTACACAAATGGAGCCTATGGCGCCCCTTACCCctcagcccctggggctgctccACACTATGCTAATCTGCCACAGTCAAACACTTACTATTCTTCTGGGCACCCTCGGGCCACCTACCCAGCAGAGTCTCCGAGCATGTACCGACCGCCATCGCCAGCCTCGCACTGGAATTATCCCCCACCAGACTGCCCCCCGGAAGGCCCCTCTCTCAGGAGGCAGGCCCCAGGATACTCCCCACCATCG ACCCCAGGTATGCCTGTCCCACACTATCCATATGGAGGAGATACCAACCCTGGCATTCCACAGCAGGGGCCTCCACCACCACAACCAAGACCCCAGGATGAATCTTGGGCTTCCTCTGGCATCTATGGGATGCAGCCACGTTATGCCTGGCCTGCTGCTTCAACACCCCAAGGAAGTCCATTTGTTTCAGAATCATCTCCAATCTGGCCTGGCAATGGAGCTCCTTCTCCTCATCCTCCAGCTCATGATACAAAG GATACTTCTTATGACAAACCAGACCAAGGAGCAAACCACAACAACTACTTTCCAGAAGTCAATCATCAGCCCTCTGGGACTATGAATGATCACAAATCAACTCAACTAAACACCAAACCATCCCATTTCAATCCCAAAGTGCAATACAGCGCACAGCCCCAAATGTATGATAATGTACCTAGGAAACCACCTTTGAACCAGGATGCAGGTTTTAAACCCAGCGACCAGCCTTTGTCAAACTCCCTGGGAATGCAGCCAGGGATTCAAAGAGTTATGCAAGTTATGGAGGAAGTTGAGCAGTTGGAGCAAGAGGTGGATGAATTTGTAGGGAAAAAGACAGACAAAGCATACcggctcctggaggaaatgctGACCAAGGAGCTGTTGGAACTGGATTCCATAGAGACTTGTGGCCAGGACAATGTTCGACAGGCTAGGAAGGAGGCTGTTCATAGAATCCAGGCCAtactggaaaaactggaaaaaaagggATTGTAA